A window of Salmo trutta chromosome 5, fSalTru1.1, whole genome shotgun sequence contains these coding sequences:
- the adgra3 gene encoding adhesion G protein-coupled receptor A3 isoform X2: protein MRNNIISRIEPGAFLGLLALKRLDLSNNRIGCLNVDIFKGLINLVRLNLSGNMFSSLAQGTFDSLVSLKTLEFQTPYLLCDCNLLWLLHWINDNNVGVKDTSCSYPRSLQGQLVTSTKPELFTCDAPLELPSFQLTPSQHQVVFQGDSLPFQCQASFVAEDMQVLWYQDGRMVEPDAAQGIFIEKSMVQNCSLIASALTISNIQPGSTGNWECRVRTSRGNTTRTVHIVVLESSAKYCPPDRVSNNKGDFRWPRTLAGITAYVPCNKLASGAGIYSGSVGDELRAWRRCDRGGLWAEDNYARCQYQKDVTRILYIINQMPLNMTNAVITARQLLVYTIEAANFSDKMDVIFVAEMIEKFGKFAEKYKELGDVMVDISSNLMLADERLLWMAQREARACSRIVECLQRIAVHRLASTAQTYSTNSHNIALEAHAIKASSFNGMTCTLFQKLMPERVGIRDLGPRIDLDGNPDRQLSFKCNITSTLSSLALKNTIVEASLQLPPSLFSQYSVPGQAGDNVYKFHLLAFRNGKLFPSTGNSTLLADGGKRRNVATPVLLAKIEGFPLRGLRMPVNATLRRFARGTDAVPACWNFSLLGGQGGWQSEGCRLLGHHDNFTTLSCDSLSNYAVLMDLTGVEYFSPSIEPLHPVIYATAIILLLCLLIIIISYIYHHRSVRISRKYWHMLVNLCLHIFLTCGVFVGGINQTRYASVCQAVGIILHYSTLATALWVGVTARNIYKQVTRKAKRYEELDEPPPPPRPMLRFYLIGGGIPIIVCGITAAANIKNYGSRANAAYCWMAWEPSLGAFYGPVSFIVFVDCMYFLSILLQLRRHPERRYELKEPAEEQRRLAVAGSEAGDVPATLLHLHPHDASSSTVSAPHAVSLLALENEHTFAVQLLGAAAALGLYAALWVFGAMAVSQERPADLVFSCLFGVAALALGGFLMAHHCVNRQDMRRHWAQACCPGRRAYSAQEDALLPLPGTSTASAAGSVGRGNGDAVKCAHSSAESSCTNKSVPSMRNSAQGSKLTNLHAEAAQNKSLPLIPLPAPANGAALLDNSLTEHSVDNEIKMHVAPVEVQFRPVNNNNNPTAATNGHAGRHHKNRARAHRASRLTVLREYAYDVPTSVDSSVQSAPHRRHRHEHHDSQQARSSRRAAYMAYRERLQSQMQQDSSDASTSLPRRSRYADKGGGSTSTLGNGAVRGVGSGSVGTIVGSGGESEGVGTAASVTSKSSSRVKQPNNTELVEGQPKSYGLNLATQNGTLKDNGQNMPLINTESSSSANIKTGLWKHETTV, encoded by the exons ATGCGGAACAACATCATCAGCCGTATCGAACCGGGGGCTTTTCTTGGACTGCTCGCGCTCAAAAGACT AGACCTGTCCAACAACCGCATTGGCTGCCTCAACGTGGACATATTCAAGGGCCTCATAAATCTGGTTCGACT AAACCTTTCAGGAAATATGTTTTCATCGCTAGCCCAAGGGACGTTCGACAGCTTGGTGTCGTTGAAGACATT GGAGTTCCAGACGCCGTACCTGCTGTGCGACTGCAACCTGCTGTGGCTGCTGCACTGGATCAATGACAACAACGTGGGGGTGAAGGACACCAGCTGCTCCTACCCCCGCTCCCTGCAGGGCCAGCTCGTCACCTCCACCAAGCCTGAACTGTTCACCTGTG ACGCACCCCTGGAGCTGCCCTCCTTCCAACTGACGCCATCCCAGCATCAGGTCGTGTTCCAGGGCGACAGCCTGCCGTTCCAGTGCCAGGCCTCGTTCGTGGCGGAGGACATGCAGGTACTGTGGTACCAGGACGGCCGCATGGTGGAACCCGACGCAGCCCAGGGCATCTTCATCGAGAAGAGCATGGTGCAGAACTGCTCCCTCATCGCCAG TGCGTTGACCATCTCCAACATCCAGCCTGGCTCTACGGGAAACTGGGAGTGTCGCGTCAGGACCAGCCGTGGGAACACCACACGTACCGTCCACATTGTGGTTCTGGAGAGCTCTGCCAAGTACTGCCCGCCCGACAGGGTGTCCAACAACAAGGGAGACTTCAG aTGGCCTCGTACCCTGGCGGGCATCACAGCCTACGTGCCCTGTAATAAGCTGGCGTCGGGCGCGGGAATCTACTCGGGCTCGGTGGGTGATGAGCTGCGGGCATGGCGGCGCTGTGACCGCGGGGGCCTGTGGGCCGAGGACAACTACGCCCGCTGCCAGTACCAGAAGGATGTCACCCGCATCCTCTACATCATCAACCAG ATGCCTCTGAACATGACCAACGCGGTGATCACGGCCCGCCAGCTGCTTGTCTACACAATTGAGGCCGCCAACTTCTCCGATAAGATGGACGTCATCTTCGTGGCCGAGATGATCGAGAAGTTTGGCAAGTTTGCCGAGAAATACAAGGAG ttGGGGGACGTGATGGTGGACATCTCCAGTAACCTGATGCTGGCTGATGAGCGGTTGCTGTGGATGGCTCAGCGCGAGGCCAGGGCCTGCTCCCGCATCGTGGAGTGTCTCCAGAGGATCGCTGTACACCGCCTAGCCAGCACAGCCCAGACCTACTCCACC AATTCCCATAACATCGCTCTGGAGGCCCACGCCATCAAGGCGAGCAGCTTCAACGGCATGACCTGCACACTGTTTCAGAAGCTGATGCCTGAACGTGTTGGGATCAGAGACCTGGGTCCACGTATCGACCTAGACGGCAACCCTGACCGCCAGCTCAGCTTCAAGTGTAACATCACCAGCACCTTGTCCAGCCTTGCTCTTAAG aACACCATAGTGGAGGCGTCCCTGCAgctccccccctctctgttctcccagTACTCTGTCCCGGGCCAGGCCGGTGACAACGTCTACAAGTTCCACCTGCTGGCCTTCCGCAACGGCAAGCTCTTCCCCTCCACGGGCAACTCCACCCTGCTGGCCGacgggggaaagaggaggaatgTGGCCACCCCCGTGCTCCTGGCCAAGATAG agGGTTTCCCACTTCGCGGCCTGCGGATGCCGGTGAACGCCACACTGCGGAGGTTTGCCCGCGGCACTGACGCCGTGCCCGCCTGCTGGAACTTCAGCCTGTTGGGTGGGCAGGGCGGTTGGCAAAGCGAGGGCTGCCGTCTCCTGGGCCACCACGACAACTTCACCACGCTCTCCTGTGACTCGCTCAGCAACTATGCCGTGCTCATG GATCTTACTGGGGTGGAGTATTTCTCTCCCAGCATCGAGCCTCTCCACCCAGTCATCTACGCCACGGCTATCATCCTCCTGCTCTGTCTactgatcatcatcatcagctaCATATACCACCACAG GTCTGTCCGGATCAGCCGTAAGTACTGGCACATGCTGGTCAACCTCTGCCTCCACATCTTCCTCACCTGTGGCGTCTTTGTGGGTGGCATCAACCAGACACGCTACGCCAGCGTGTGCCAAGCC GTGGGCATCATTCTGCACTACTCTACCCTGGCCACGGCTCTGTGGGTGGGCGTGACGGCACGCAACATCTACAAGCAGGTGACTCGCAAGGCCAAGCGCTATGAAGAGCTGGACGAGCCCCCGCCCCCTCCACGACCCATGCTGAG GTTCTACCTAATAGGCGGAGGGATACCGATCATAGTCTGTGGCATAACCGCAGCCGCCAACATCAAGAACTACGGTAGTCGGGCCAACGCGGCATA tTGCTGGATGGCGTGGGAGCCCAGCCTGGGGGCCTTCTACGGCCCTGTCAGCTTCATCGTCTTCGTGGACTGCATGTATTTCCTTAGCATCCTCCTCCAGCTGCGACGCCACCCTGAGCGCCGCTACGAACTCAAAGAGCCCGCAGAGGAGCAGCGGCGACTGGCGGTAGCAGGCAGCGAGGCCGGAGATGTCCCAGccaccctcctccacctccacccccacgACGCCTCGTCCTCCACAGTTTCGGCTCCCCACGCCGTGTCCCTGTTGGCCTTGGAGAACGAGCATACGTTCGCGGTGCAGCTCCTGGGCGCGGCCGCGGCTCTTGGGCTCTACGCTGCGCTGTGGGTGTTTGGCGCCATGGCCGTGTCCCAGGAGAGGCCGGCCGACCTGGTGTTCTCCTGCCTGTTTGGCGTGGCGGCGCTGGCCCTGGGTGGCTTTCTAATGGCGCACCACTGCGTCAACCGCCAGGACATGAGGCGCCACTGGGCTCAGGCCTGTTGCCCTGGGAGACGGGCCTACTCTGCGCAAGAGGACGCCCTGCTGCCGCTGCCGGGGACATCCACGGCCTCCGCGGCTGGGTCGGTTGGTAGGGGCAATGGCGATGCAGTCAAGTGTGCCCACAGCAGCGCTGAGTCATCCTGCACCAATAAGAGTGTCCCCAGCATGCGAAACTCCGCCCAGGGAAGTAAACTGACCAATCTGCATGCAGAGGCGGCGCAGAACAAGTCCCTGCCCCTAATACCCCTGCCCGCGCCGGCCAATGGTGCAGCCTTGCTGGACAACAGCCTGACTGAGCACTCTGTGGACAACGAGATCAAGATGCACGTGGCGCCTGTGGAGGTGCAGTTCCggcctgtcaacaacaacaacaatcccACCGCCGCCACCAACGGACACGCGGGCCGGCACCACAAGAACAGGGCGCGGGCCCACCGGGCCAGCCGACTCACGGTGCTGCGCGAGTACGCCTATGACGTGCCCACCAGCGTGGACAGCAGCGTGCAGAGCGCCCCCCACAGGCGGCATCGCCACGAACACCACGACAGTCAGCAGGCACGGAGCAGCCGACGGGCAGCCTATATGGCCTACAGAGAGCGCCTCCAGAGCCAGATGCAACAGGACAGCAGCGACGCCAGCACGTCCCTGCCCCGACGCTCGCGCTATGCCGACAAGGGAGGGGGCAGCACTAGCACCCTGGGCAACGGGGCTGTCAGAGGAGTTGGAAGTGGAAGTGTAGGAACAATAGTAGGATCAGGTGGGGAAAGTGAGGGGGTTGGCACTGCTGCTTCCGTTACGAGTAAAAGCAGTAGTCGTGTAAAGCAGCCCAATAATACAGAACTGGTGGAGGGCCAGCCCAAATCGTACGGGCTCAACCTGGCTACACAAAACGGCACGCTGAAAGACAACGGGCAGAACATGCCTTTAATCAACACCGAGAGCTCGAGCTCGGCCAACATAAAGACTGGCCTATGGAAACACGAAACTACCGTGTAG
- the adgra3 gene encoding adhesion G protein-coupled receptor A3 isoform X1 — protein sequence MRVNAVDLLQLLLVLLLRGDGSALSSDCKSYDERSKSAGKSTQSMATADRKVVCSNMELHQVLPPDSFPNRTVTLILSNNKIQELKNGSFIGLSTLERLDMRNNIISRIEPGAFLGLLALKRLDLSNNRIGCLNVDIFKGLINLVRLNLSGNMFSSLAQGTFDSLVSLKTLEFQTPYLLCDCNLLWLLHWINDNNVGVKDTSCSYPRSLQGQLVTSTKPELFTCDAPLELPSFQLTPSQHQVVFQGDSLPFQCQASFVAEDMQVLWYQDGRMVEPDAAQGIFIEKSMVQNCSLIASALTISNIQPGSTGNWECRVRTSRGNTTRTVHIVVLESSAKYCPPDRVSNNKGDFRWPRTLAGITAYVPCNKLASGAGIYSGSVGDELRAWRRCDRGGLWAEDNYARCQYQKDVTRILYIINQMPLNMTNAVITARQLLVYTIEAANFSDKMDVIFVAEMIEKFGKFAEKYKELGDVMVDISSNLMLADERLLWMAQREARACSRIVECLQRIAVHRLASTAQTYSTNSHNIALEAHAIKASSFNGMTCTLFQKLMPERVGIRDLGPRIDLDGNPDRQLSFKCNITSTLSSLALKNTIVEASLQLPPSLFSQYSVPGQAGDNVYKFHLLAFRNGKLFPSTGNSTLLADGGKRRNVATPVLLAKIEGFPLRGLRMPVNATLRRFARGTDAVPACWNFSLLGGQGGWQSEGCRLLGHHDNFTTLSCDSLSNYAVLMDLTGVEYFSPSIEPLHPVIYATAIILLLCLLIIIISYIYHHRSVRISRKYWHMLVNLCLHIFLTCGVFVGGINQTRYASVCQAVGIILHYSTLATALWVGVTARNIYKQVTRKAKRYEELDEPPPPPRPMLRFYLIGGGIPIIVCGITAAANIKNYGSRANAAYCWMAWEPSLGAFYGPVSFIVFVDCMYFLSILLQLRRHPERRYELKEPAEEQRRLAVAGSEAGDVPATLLHLHPHDASSSTVSAPHAVSLLALENEHTFAVQLLGAAAALGLYAALWVFGAMAVSQERPADLVFSCLFGVAALALGGFLMAHHCVNRQDMRRHWAQACCPGRRAYSAQEDALLPLPGTSTASAAGSVGRGNGDAVKCAHSSAESSCTNKSVPSMRNSAQGSKLTNLHAEAAQNKSLPLIPLPAPANGAALLDNSLTEHSVDNEIKMHVAPVEVQFRPVNNNNNPTAATNGHAGRHHKNRARAHRASRLTVLREYAYDVPTSVDSSVQSAPHRRHRHEHHDSQQARSSRRAAYMAYRERLQSQMQQDSSDASTSLPRRSRYADKGGGSTSTLGNGAVRGVGSGSVGTIVGSGGESEGVGTAASVTSKSSSRVKQPNNTELVEGQPKSYGLNLATQNGTLKDNGQNMPLINTESSSSANIKTGLWKHETTV from the exons gaTTTTAAGCAACAACAAAATTCAGGAACTGAAGAATGGATCTTTTATCGGGCTGTCTACTTTGGAAAGATT GGACATGCGGAACAACATCATCAGCCGTATCGAACCGGGGGCTTTTCTTGGACTGCTCGCGCTCAAAAGACT AGACCTGTCCAACAACCGCATTGGCTGCCTCAACGTGGACATATTCAAGGGCCTCATAAATCTGGTTCGACT AAACCTTTCAGGAAATATGTTTTCATCGCTAGCCCAAGGGACGTTCGACAGCTTGGTGTCGTTGAAGACATT GGAGTTCCAGACGCCGTACCTGCTGTGCGACTGCAACCTGCTGTGGCTGCTGCACTGGATCAATGACAACAACGTGGGGGTGAAGGACACCAGCTGCTCCTACCCCCGCTCCCTGCAGGGCCAGCTCGTCACCTCCACCAAGCCTGAACTGTTCACCTGTG ACGCACCCCTGGAGCTGCCCTCCTTCCAACTGACGCCATCCCAGCATCAGGTCGTGTTCCAGGGCGACAGCCTGCCGTTCCAGTGCCAGGCCTCGTTCGTGGCGGAGGACATGCAGGTACTGTGGTACCAGGACGGCCGCATGGTGGAACCCGACGCAGCCCAGGGCATCTTCATCGAGAAGAGCATGGTGCAGAACTGCTCCCTCATCGCCAG TGCGTTGACCATCTCCAACATCCAGCCTGGCTCTACGGGAAACTGGGAGTGTCGCGTCAGGACCAGCCGTGGGAACACCACACGTACCGTCCACATTGTGGTTCTGGAGAGCTCTGCCAAGTACTGCCCGCCCGACAGGGTGTCCAACAACAAGGGAGACTTCAG aTGGCCTCGTACCCTGGCGGGCATCACAGCCTACGTGCCCTGTAATAAGCTGGCGTCGGGCGCGGGAATCTACTCGGGCTCGGTGGGTGATGAGCTGCGGGCATGGCGGCGCTGTGACCGCGGGGGCCTGTGGGCCGAGGACAACTACGCCCGCTGCCAGTACCAGAAGGATGTCACCCGCATCCTCTACATCATCAACCAG ATGCCTCTGAACATGACCAACGCGGTGATCACGGCCCGCCAGCTGCTTGTCTACACAATTGAGGCCGCCAACTTCTCCGATAAGATGGACGTCATCTTCGTGGCCGAGATGATCGAGAAGTTTGGCAAGTTTGCCGAGAAATACAAGGAG ttGGGGGACGTGATGGTGGACATCTCCAGTAACCTGATGCTGGCTGATGAGCGGTTGCTGTGGATGGCTCAGCGCGAGGCCAGGGCCTGCTCCCGCATCGTGGAGTGTCTCCAGAGGATCGCTGTACACCGCCTAGCCAGCACAGCCCAGACCTACTCCACC AATTCCCATAACATCGCTCTGGAGGCCCACGCCATCAAGGCGAGCAGCTTCAACGGCATGACCTGCACACTGTTTCAGAAGCTGATGCCTGAACGTGTTGGGATCAGAGACCTGGGTCCACGTATCGACCTAGACGGCAACCCTGACCGCCAGCTCAGCTTCAAGTGTAACATCACCAGCACCTTGTCCAGCCTTGCTCTTAAG aACACCATAGTGGAGGCGTCCCTGCAgctccccccctctctgttctcccagTACTCTGTCCCGGGCCAGGCCGGTGACAACGTCTACAAGTTCCACCTGCTGGCCTTCCGCAACGGCAAGCTCTTCCCCTCCACGGGCAACTCCACCCTGCTGGCCGacgggggaaagaggaggaatgTGGCCACCCCCGTGCTCCTGGCCAAGATAG agGGTTTCCCACTTCGCGGCCTGCGGATGCCGGTGAACGCCACACTGCGGAGGTTTGCCCGCGGCACTGACGCCGTGCCCGCCTGCTGGAACTTCAGCCTGTTGGGTGGGCAGGGCGGTTGGCAAAGCGAGGGCTGCCGTCTCCTGGGCCACCACGACAACTTCACCACGCTCTCCTGTGACTCGCTCAGCAACTATGCCGTGCTCATG GATCTTACTGGGGTGGAGTATTTCTCTCCCAGCATCGAGCCTCTCCACCCAGTCATCTACGCCACGGCTATCATCCTCCTGCTCTGTCTactgatcatcatcatcagctaCATATACCACCACAG GTCTGTCCGGATCAGCCGTAAGTACTGGCACATGCTGGTCAACCTCTGCCTCCACATCTTCCTCACCTGTGGCGTCTTTGTGGGTGGCATCAACCAGACACGCTACGCCAGCGTGTGCCAAGCC GTGGGCATCATTCTGCACTACTCTACCCTGGCCACGGCTCTGTGGGTGGGCGTGACGGCACGCAACATCTACAAGCAGGTGACTCGCAAGGCCAAGCGCTATGAAGAGCTGGACGAGCCCCCGCCCCCTCCACGACCCATGCTGAG GTTCTACCTAATAGGCGGAGGGATACCGATCATAGTCTGTGGCATAACCGCAGCCGCCAACATCAAGAACTACGGTAGTCGGGCCAACGCGGCATA tTGCTGGATGGCGTGGGAGCCCAGCCTGGGGGCCTTCTACGGCCCTGTCAGCTTCATCGTCTTCGTGGACTGCATGTATTTCCTTAGCATCCTCCTCCAGCTGCGACGCCACCCTGAGCGCCGCTACGAACTCAAAGAGCCCGCAGAGGAGCAGCGGCGACTGGCGGTAGCAGGCAGCGAGGCCGGAGATGTCCCAGccaccctcctccacctccacccccacgACGCCTCGTCCTCCACAGTTTCGGCTCCCCACGCCGTGTCCCTGTTGGCCTTGGAGAACGAGCATACGTTCGCGGTGCAGCTCCTGGGCGCGGCCGCGGCTCTTGGGCTCTACGCTGCGCTGTGGGTGTTTGGCGCCATGGCCGTGTCCCAGGAGAGGCCGGCCGACCTGGTGTTCTCCTGCCTGTTTGGCGTGGCGGCGCTGGCCCTGGGTGGCTTTCTAATGGCGCACCACTGCGTCAACCGCCAGGACATGAGGCGCCACTGGGCTCAGGCCTGTTGCCCTGGGAGACGGGCCTACTCTGCGCAAGAGGACGCCCTGCTGCCGCTGCCGGGGACATCCACGGCCTCCGCGGCTGGGTCGGTTGGTAGGGGCAATGGCGATGCAGTCAAGTGTGCCCACAGCAGCGCTGAGTCATCCTGCACCAATAAGAGTGTCCCCAGCATGCGAAACTCCGCCCAGGGAAGTAAACTGACCAATCTGCATGCAGAGGCGGCGCAGAACAAGTCCCTGCCCCTAATACCCCTGCCCGCGCCGGCCAATGGTGCAGCCTTGCTGGACAACAGCCTGACTGAGCACTCTGTGGACAACGAGATCAAGATGCACGTGGCGCCTGTGGAGGTGCAGTTCCggcctgtcaacaacaacaacaatcccACCGCCGCCACCAACGGACACGCGGGCCGGCACCACAAGAACAGGGCGCGGGCCCACCGGGCCAGCCGACTCACGGTGCTGCGCGAGTACGCCTATGACGTGCCCACCAGCGTGGACAGCAGCGTGCAGAGCGCCCCCCACAGGCGGCATCGCCACGAACACCACGACAGTCAGCAGGCACGGAGCAGCCGACGGGCAGCCTATATGGCCTACAGAGAGCGCCTCCAGAGCCAGATGCAACAGGACAGCAGCGACGCCAGCACGTCCCTGCCCCGACGCTCGCGCTATGCCGACAAGGGAGGGGGCAGCACTAGCACCCTGGGCAACGGGGCTGTCAGAGGAGTTGGAAGTGGAAGTGTAGGAACAATAGTAGGATCAGGTGGGGAAAGTGAGGGGGTTGGCACTGCTGCTTCCGTTACGAGTAAAAGCAGTAGTCGTGTAAAGCAGCCCAATAATACAGAACTGGTGGAGGGCCAGCCCAAATCGTACGGGCTCAACCTGGCTACACAAAACGGCACGCTGAAAGACAACGGGCAGAACATGCCTTTAATCAACACCGAGAGCTCGAGCTCGGCCAACATAAAGACTGGCCTATGGAAACACGAAACTACCGTGTAG